The Sphingomonas aliaeris genome segment TCTTCGGATTGGTCAGCCCGTTGCCGACATCGGCGCGGTCATCGCTGCCGATCGTCGTGAACTTGCCCGTCGCCATGTCCTGCGCGAGCAGCGCCCGCGTGTCGCGGCCGCGCGCATCGGTCCAGTACAAGGTCTTGCCGTCCTGCGTGAAACCGATCGGCGCGGTCGAGGATGCATCCTCGTAATCCACTTTCGTGAACGGCGTCGGCTCGACCTTGTTGGCGACGACGCGGTAATAGTCGATTCCGCTGTCGGGGCGCGATTTCTCCGCGATCCGGATCTTCAGCTGATCGTCCACGACGAACCCGGCATAGCCGTCATTCTGGAAGACGGGCGTCAGCGCGCCGGTGGCCAAATTGAGTTCATGGACGTCGTGCCAGCGCGGGTCGCGATTGTTGACGCCGACCAGGATGCGATCCTTGATCGTGTTCGATACCCCGATGATCTGGACGCGCGTCTTCTCGAACGGGGTCAGCGCCTTCTGCTGGCCGCTCGTCAGATCAACACCGTACAGCAGGAAATTCTCGTCGCCGCCCTTGTCGTTGACGAACAGGATCTGCCGCGAATCCGGCGACCAGAAGTATGTACGGATCGGTCGGGTCTTCTCGGCGGTCAGCGGGCGTGCCTGATCCGGCTTGTCCACGGGGGCGATCCAGACGTTGAGCACGCCGTCGCGCGGCGCGATGAAGCCCAGCCATTTTCCGTCCGGCGACAATTGCCCGGCGGTGCGGGTAGGATTGCCGAACAGCTTGGCCCGCTCGATCAGCGGCACACCCGAAGCCGCGCTTTGCGCACCTGCATTCGCCGTCATCATTGCCGCTCCCGTCATGGCCGCCAGCCAGAGTCTCTTGCGCATCGTCACCATCCCCTGATTACGTGTGTTAGCAATACATCACGCTTCTCGGGAGTCGGCAAGCCCATTCCGGGCCTTTCGATACCGCATTCCCCGTGTATCCTTGGGGCCGTACCGAAACGCCAAACCCAGGTTAGTGTGACGGAATGTCCAAGTGACAGGCACGGCGAACCGCGATAGTCGCGGGGTGTGCAGTACGTCCGGCTCCTGATCGCGCAACGCCATATCGCCGTTGCGATCTGCGTGGCGGCGCTGCTGCTGAAACTGATCGTCCCTACCGGATACATGATCGACGCCAGTCGCGGTCATTTCGCGATCATCGCCTGTCCGGGGACGATCACCGCGCCGGCCGCGAACGCGATGACGGGCATGTCCGGCATGCATGCGGCGATGCCCGATCATGGCATGCAGTCCGATCAGGGCGGCGCGAAAGACCACGATCCATCCGGCGGTCACGCCAAGGTCGAATTGCCGTGCGCCTTTGCCGGCCTGTCCGCCGCGGCGCTCGGCGCGGTCGATCCGATCCTCCTCGCGACGTTTGTCGCCTTCGTCATGCTGCTCGGATACCGCGCCGGATACTCCCCGCCGGTCGTCCAGCGCAGCTTCCTGCGCCCGCCGCTCAGGGGCCCGCCAGCCCTGCCTTGACCGACCCGTACGCGTCCCGGCCTTCCGGGACGAACTTGTCCACGGTTCCGGCCTGTGTCGCCGGATGCCGGTCGAAGGTATTCCATGTCCCGTTCCCATGTGATGGCGTGTCTCGCCATGCCGTGCCTGACGTTTGCCGCCCCGGCAGCGGCGCAGGCGAAGTCCGAACCCACGTCCGCCCGCCCGGCCGACGCGGCGATCGTCGTCACCGGCCAGCGCGATCCGCTGAAGCTCGACGATAGTGCGCAGGCGAGCAGCCGGCTCGGCCTGTCTGTCCGCGAGACGCCGGCCAGCGTCGAAATCCTGACCCAGGCGGATCTGCAGGCCCGCGGCCTGCGCACCGCGCGCGAGACGTTCAATGACGTCGTCGGCGCCGTCGCCGGCAACGTGCCCGGCAATCCCGCCGTCGTCAGCCTGCGCGGGTTCGCCGGCAATACCGTGTCGATCCTGCAGGACGGCGTCCGCATCTCGACCTCGACCGTCGTTCAGCGCGATACCAACACCTGGCATTACGACCGGATCGAGGTACTGAAAGGCCCCGCCTCCGTGCTGTACGGCGAAGGCGCATTGGCGGGCGTGATCAACAAGGTCACGCGCAAGCCGGTGATCGGGGAACGCCGGCTCGATACGTTCCTTTCGGGCGGCAGTTTCGATACGGTCTCGGCGGCGGGCGGGGTCAATCTGCCCGTATCCCGGACGATCGCGGTACGCGCCGATGCCAGCTATCTACGGTCGAACAGCCTGTACGATGTCGATAACAACCGCACGACGTCCTCCGGCCTGACCGCCAGCGCGCTGTGGCGACCGAGCGATGCTTTGTCCGTGCTGGTCGCGGTCGATCATTTCGAGGATCGCTACGACGCGACCTATCAGGGGTTGCCGCTGATCCCCGGGCAATATGCGTTGCGACCGTCCGATGCGGTGCGATCGTCCACGGGGCTGGTCGCGGACCGGGCGTTGCGCCGCCGCAACTACAATCCGTCCGGCGCCTATTCGAACGCGATCGAGACGACAGTGCGCTCGCGGATCGACTGGGCGATCGGGAATGGCTGGACCGCGGCGCTCGACCTGACCGGCTATACCGCGGATCGTGCGTTCCTGTTGGCGGACAGCCAGACGTTCGTCGCGCCGCGACCGGCCTTCCCGATCGGCAGCTTCCGCCAGAGCTATCAGGATTTCCGCCACGACCACCGCTTCTGGAATGCGCGCGGCGTGCTGGGAAACGACCGGCGGATCGCGGGCCTGCGCAACCGGTTCAGCATCGGCATCGAACATAACGACACGGATTTCGAAAGCCTGCGCCAACAGGCACCCACGTCCGCCTTGCCCGAGATCGACGTCCGCAATCCGGTCGCGACGCCGCGGCCGACATCGGCGGCGATCTTTACGACGACCAACGTGACGTTCGATTCGAAACTGAGACAAAGCTCGATCTTCGCGGAGGATGCGCTGAACCTGACGCCCGGATGGCTGCTGGTCGGTGGCATCCGCTGGGATCACATCGCGCTGGACCGCGCGACGATCCAGAACGCGACCGGGTCGGTGGATCGCAACCGTCCGACATTCGATCCCGTGTCGTGGCGTGCCGGTACGACCTGGGATGTCGCGCCGGGGCTGACGCTCTACGCGCAATATACGACCGCCGTGTCGCCGGTCTCCTCGATCCTGCTCGCATCGATCGCCAACAGCCGCTTCCGCCTGACCAAGGGCCGATCGTACGAGGCCGGGTTCAAGGCGAGCGTCTGGAACGGCCGCCTCAGTCTGACCGGGGCCGGCTATCATATCGCGCAAAGCGATATCCTCACGCGCGATCCGACCAATCCGGCGGTATCGGTGCAGGGCGGGCGTCAGTCATCGCGCGGGGTCGAACTGACGGCGGCGATCGTTCCGGTAAAGGCGCTGCGCCTGTCGGGCGGCGCTTCCTATACCGATGCGCGCTACGACGATTTGTCCGAACTCGTCGGCGGCGTGCGGATCGATCGCAGCGGCAACCGCCCGATCAATATCCCGTCGACCACGCTCAACGCATCGGCCCTGTACACGATCGGCGGCACCGTGACGCTCGGCGGGTTCGCGCGACATGCGGGCGCGTTCTACACCGACACCGGCAACACGATTCGCGTTGCCGGCCATACCGTGTACGATGCCAGCATCGCCTTCCCGGTGGCGGGGAAGGCGACCGTCACGATCCGCGGGCGCAACCTCTCGGACGCCTTTTACGGCGAATATTCCGGCTATCCCACGACCAACGTCTATATCGGCGCACCCCGTTCGTTCGAGATCGCACTGGCGACCCGATTTTGAACGGCGGGGCGGCAATCGAGTCCCGGCCCGTGCCGCGGACGAGGGCACGGCAGGTCGTGCGCCGCATTCATCTGTGGCTCGGCCTCGGCATAGGCCTGCTGTTCGCCGTGCTCGGCCTCACCGGTTCCGCTTTGGTCTATTATACCGAGGTGGATTCTGCGCTGCATCCCGTGCTGCAATCGGATGCCGAAACACCGGCACCCGATTGGCGGTCGCCGGTCTGGGATCGCGCGCTCGCGACCGGTCGGGCGCGCTGGCATGCCGGCGGCGGTAAATGGACGCTGGAAGTGACCGGTCACGGCGGCGCGATCCCGGCGCGCTATTATGCGATGCAAGGCCACCACGCCGACCGCACGATGATCTGGTTCTCGCCCGACGGGGCGCGGGTCGTGCGCGCGGAACCGTGGGGCGGATATCTGATGACGTGGATCTACCAGCTTCACATGCAGATACTCGCAGGCGATCCGGGCATGCAGATCGTCGGCTGGTCCGGCGTCGCGATGCTGCTGCTGCTGATCAGCGGCATAGTCGCCTGGTGGCCACGCGGAAGCTGGCGAAAGGCGCTGATGTTCAAGCGCGACGCCGCACCGATCCGCCGCATGCACGATCTGCACAAGCTGTCCGGGCTGATCAGTTCGGTACTGCTCCTGATCGTCGTCGCGACCGGCGTCCTGCTCGCCTTGCCAAAGGTCGCGCAGGTCCTGATCGCGCCCGCGCCGGTGCCGACGGTGAAGCCCCAGCCTTCGGGCCAAGACCGGTTGACGATCGCACGCGCGCTCGGCATCGCGCACCGGGCGATGCCGGACGGGCGCCTGACGTTTATCGACATACCAGACAGCGCTACCGCCCCGTTCAGGATGCGCTTCCAGGTGCCGGGCGATCCGCACCCGCGCTTCCCCGGCAGCTTCGTGTTCGTCGACCAGTCGTCCGGACACGTCCTCGCCGTCCACGACGTGCGTCGCCTCGGCGCGCGGACGACGATTTCCAGCTGGATACGCACGCTGCACGACGG includes the following:
- a CDS encoding TonB-dependent receptor gives rise to the protein MSRSHVMACLAMPCLTFAAPAAAQAKSEPTSARPADAAIVVTGQRDPLKLDDSAQASSRLGLSVRETPASVEILTQADLQARGLRTARETFNDVVGAVAGNVPGNPAVVSLRGFAGNTVSILQDGVRISTSTVVQRDTNTWHYDRIEVLKGPASVLYGEGALAGVINKVTRKPVIGERRLDTFLSGGSFDTVSAAGGVNLPVSRTIAVRADASYLRSNSLYDVDNNRTTSSGLTASALWRPSDALSVLVAVDHFEDRYDATYQGLPLIPGQYALRPSDAVRSSTGLVADRALRRRNYNPSGAYSNAIETTVRSRIDWAIGNGWTAALDLTGYTADRAFLLADSQTFVAPRPAFPIGSFRQSYQDFRHDHRFWNARGVLGNDRRIAGLRNRFSIGIEHNDTDFESLRQQAPTSALPEIDVRNPVATPRPTSAAIFTTTNVTFDSKLRQSSIFAEDALNLTPGWLLVGGIRWDHIALDRATIQNATGSVDRNRPTFDPVSWRAGTTWDVAPGLTLYAQYTTAVSPVSSILLASIANSRFRLTKGRSYEAGFKASVWNGRLSLTGAGYHIAQSDILTRDPTNPAVSVQGGRQSSRGVELTAAIVPVKALRLSGGASYTDARYDDLSELVGGVRIDRSGNRPINIPSTTLNASALYTIGGTVTLGGFARHAGAFYTDTGNTIRVAGHTVYDASIAFPVAGKATVTIRGRNLSDAFYGEYSGYPTTNVYIGAPRSFEIALATRF
- a CDS encoding PepSY-associated TM helix domain-containing protein, with protein sequence MRRIHLWLGLGIGLLFAVLGLTGSALVYYTEVDSALHPVLQSDAETPAPDWRSPVWDRALATGRARWHAGGGKWTLEVTGHGGAIPARYYAMQGHHADRTMIWFSPDGARVVRAEPWGGYLMTWIYQLHMQILAGDPGMQIVGWSGVAMLLLLISGIVAWWPRGSWRKALMFKRDAAPIRRMHDLHKLSGLISSVLLLIVVATGVLLALPKVAQVLIAPAPVPTVKPQPSGQDRLTIARALGIAHRAMPDGRLTFIDIPDSATAPFRMRFQVPGDPHPRFPGSFVFVDQSSGHVLAVHDVRRLGARTTISSWIRTLHDGTVGGTTTRILAILLGFVPAFLFCTGLIHWRHRRRGVATAKARDAVSRLALS